GCAGGCCATCGGTGTGTTGAATCAAGTGCGCCGTCAGCGGCGTTGCCTGCGTCGCGGAAACGGGCGCGGTGTGACCATTGGCGTCGATGTCGCTGACCACGGCGCGCAGCCAGTGGGCGCTGAGCGCTTCACGCCATGCAGGCTCCAGCAGCGCATCCACGCCGAGCTGCGCGCCATCGGGCCATTCCAACACCTGTTTGAGCGCGTCCATGGCGGCTTCGGCGTCCACAAAGGCGATGGCGTGGCGATTCCACAGGGCGCCGCAGTGGGCTTCCAATTGCGTAACGCAGTCGGCGTCGATCCACTGAGGCGCGGCGCTGACGGCGTTTATGGCGTCGGCGTCCGCGGTGGTGAGATCGGGACGAAACAGGGGGATCGAGGAGGGGGAGGAGCCCATGGCGATAAAAGGCCGGACCTATCAGGATCAACAGTGTGTGATCACAAATTTGTGTGCAAGCACGAGGTCATATAGCGAGTCAAAACCAAAACTGCTGAGAACGGCCAATGTTTGCGTAACGTAGATTGAGCTTGAGCTGACTATTGGCCGCCGACTGGTCGGCGGCGGGGTGATTCGGGCCATCCATGGCCCTCACCCTTCGGGCTCGCTGCGCGAGTCCGATTCGGCAATCCTGCCGAATCGTCTGGGGGCCGCGCCCACAGCGGCCCCAGGCGCAGCCGTATCAACAATCAAAGGGCGGAGCCCATGGTTTGGTTGTTGATCTTGGGAGCTCGAGGGCAAAGCCCTCGATATCTTTCATGACCAATACCCAAACTATCCGATTCTGATTTCAACTGACAAGACTCACAGGGGTCCAGGGGAATCATTCCCCTGGTGGGTCCAGGGCAAAGCCCTGGCGAGTTGAGGGCGGCGCCCTCATGGGGTCTGGGGCAAAGCCCCAGCCTCTTCCATCTTACACCCTATATTTCTCAGGTGTGAAAGATCACCCCTGTTTCTTACGGCGGAAGAAGCTGACCAGGCCGTGCACGGTGACGAAACCGCGCAATACGCCCTGTTTGCTCACCACCGGCAGGGCGCGCAGATTGTATTCGGAGACCAGATCCGCCGCCTGATTGACGCTGCCGTCAATGGAGATGGCGATGAGCTCCTGTTTGATGTTGAGCTTGCCGATGGGCACGGTGTAGATCGCTTTATCCCGTGCGGTGAGCGCCTTGGTGCCGAAGAACGGCCCCATCAATTGGCGCACGTCGCTCTGAGAGAGCACGCGGATCAATTTGCCTTCGCCATTGTCGATGCCGATGTAACGATAGCCGTCGCGACGCACCGCGTTGATCGCCTTGATGGCGCGATCAGTCTCCTTGAGTGAGAAGGGCAGTTCGGTCATCACCGCCTTGACGCTGCCCGGCTCATTGGGAATGGGCAGGCCGTCGCCGCTGGTGTAGACGTGGTCTGGATAGGGGCCAGGCCCGCCGGGGCCATCCTCGTCAGAGAGGAATTCGATGCCGTCTTCACTGTCGCCGAAACCGCCGCCATCGATGAACTCTACATCGGAGTCGCCGGAGCCGCCATCGAGGAACTCCAGGCCGTCGTCAATGCCGCCGCCGCCGCCAACGTCATCCAGACCACCAGAGGAGGATGCGCCGCCCACGCGCGCCGAACCCTCTCCACCCAATTCGGCCGCTGAGCCGATATCGCCGTCGGCAAAGTCGCCGCCTGCGCCGCCGCCCGCCGCATCAGCGCCTGCGCCGCCGCCAGTGGCGTCCGCCGCTTCCTCTTCTGGCGTGCCTTCCACCCGCACGCCGGTCAGTGCGTCAACCAATCCACGGGAGAAGAGCCATTTAGACTCTTCGGGATTGAAGTCGCCGACCTGGATGTCGCACGAAGCCGAAAGATAGGTTTCGTTCTGTGGCAGGAAATCGGGGTATTCGCCAAACGCCACGTGGTGGGTGGGCAAATTGAGTAGGATGTGTCCGTTTTCGATCTTCTTCTCAACGAGGTCATTGAGCGCGCCCACCACCTGGTTGGCGATCTCTTGGAAACCCTCTTGGATCTCCTCGTTGTAGTCTTTCTTTTTGACCTGCTCGCGAATGACCGATTCGCCCATCATCATCATCATGCCGGCCAGGGCGATGGAGGTGCCCAGGTCAAAGCAGATGAAGCCGTTACCGACGTTCTGGCCGTCTTCGGTCACTTTGGCGACGCTGCGGTCAAGCTCGAAGACGGTCTCCAGCTCGTCCTGGCCGCGCAGGAACTCCATGTCCGTGAGCGTACACGCCACCGTTGCGCCGGTGAGCATGTTCATATCATTGCTCAGACGATTGAAGAAGTTCAGCAGGAAGGGGCGAATCTTCTTTAGCGCCTTTTCTTCACTCATGCGCTGTTACCAACCAACTTGCTTGCGGTGAGAAGATGGCATTTGCAGGCCTTGATCACAGCGCTAACGCGCCTCAGATCTGCAAATGATCAGACAATTCTTTGACGCCATTGCGCCTCAGATCGCCTTACCAGAAAGGATGCAAGTGGGAGGCCAAAACGAAAAAACCCCCGCGACGCCGGAGCGAAGCGGGGGTTTTTTCGTCGCAAGCGATCAGAAGTATTTGCCCAGCGTCGCTTGCAGGGTATCCGGGGTGAACGGCTTTTTGATGTGGCCGTTAGCGCCGCTGGTCATCGCTTCGTTGACCTTACCTTCGCCGCCCTCGGTGGTGACCATCACGATGGGGGTGTCGGTGTCTTTTTTGCGGACCTCTTTCACCAGAGTCAAGCCGTCCATATTGGGCATGTTCCAGTCCGACAGGATCAGATCGACCTTGGCGCCGCCAGCCAGCACTTCAAGCGCTTTTTGGCCATCGCCCGCTTCCAGAATTTCGTCAATTTTAAAACCAGCCTGACGCAATCCACGAGTGACGATTTTACGCATCACGCTGGAGTCGTCGACGATCAGAACACGCATGGAGTCTCTCCCAATGACAGTTGGCGCCTCGTTGCTATGTATACATACAGGAAATCGAATCGAATTTCGAGCCGGAAAAGCAGTCCGCTTCGCATCGATTTCACTTTTTCATCAAAAAATGGATTTTGTCCGCCGTTCGCATCACGTCAGACACGCATCCAAACAACCTATTGCAACGCAACAGTTACAAAACTTCTGCCCACAATGCGGCTGTTAGCGAAAATCAGGCCGAGAGGTGGACGCAAAACCGCTCGCCCTCCAACTCAAACGCCAGTATGTGGGTTTTGTGCAGCGTTTTCCACTGTGCTTGAAACTGCTGCCCCACAATGGCGGCGGGCGAAGAGAGATCCAGGTGGCCTACAGCGGCCTTGGACTTCATCGCGCCACAGATCATATTGGCCAACTCCGCCACGCCGTCAAGCAGATCCTCATCATTGAGCTCTTCGGCTGGCAGGCCGACGATGCGCGAACACAATTCGGCGGCGATACGCTTGTTGCAGGAGATGCCCACCATGGCGCTCACATCGCCGCCCACGTGGATCATGCCGCCCACTTCATCATCCAGGATCAGGGAGTTCACCACCTTCTCCCCAGCCGCAATCGCCTCGCACCAGGCCATGGTGCCCATCACTTCATTCACCGCGCCGCGCAGGGCGTTGATCAACTTATCGGTCGTCTCGCTCATGGCTTGATAGTCCGGTTGGTGTGGATGGGAGTCGACGCTGTGCGTTCTGCTGCGACGTCGGCCAGAGTCATTCGATTACATGCCCATGCCCATGGCTTCCATGATGCGGGCGGCCATATCTTCCTGAGAGAACGGTTTGGTCATGTAGTGACACGCGCCCGCCTGAATGGCGCGGATAATATAGTCCTTCTCGCCTTCGGTGGTCACCATCATCACCGGAATGTGTTGCCAACGGGCATCCTTCTTCACCGCTTGCAGCACTTCCAGTCCATTCATGCCCGGCATGTTCCAGTCGAGCAGAATCAAGCCCACTTCGTCGGCGCGTTCTTCCAACAATTCCAACGCCGCCATGCCATGCTCAGCTTCCAGCACTTCATAGCCCATCATGGCGCCGACGCCGCTGATGACGCGACGAATGGTGCGAGAGTCATCCACTGTCAACAGTTTCATGTCTTAGCTCGCCGTCATTTGTTGTTAAGAGGGCGCGGGCGCAACAACGGCTTGTTGCGCAGTCCAGGACGTAGGGTGGCGGGTTTGTTCTCCGCCGCGTCCGTCGAGGCGGTCGGAGCGCTCGCCGCGCGCGCCCCAGCAGGCGCAGGCGCCGCCGCTCTCGGCGCAGCGGCGACTGCGCCGCCGCCGCCGGACGGTTTGTACATGGCGGCGCCGCCGTACATCACCTGCTCAAACGCTTTGGTGTAGCCGCGCGGCGACTCCGATGCGCCGATCGCCAGCAAGCCGTCTTTTTGCAATGCGCGGTTGATCTTGCCATAGATCTCGCCTTTGAGTTCGTCGGTAAAATAGATCAACACGTTGCGGCACAAGACCAAATCAAACGTACCCAATGGCGCGTATGAATCCTTGAGATTGAAAAGTTTGAACTCGACCAGCGAGCGAATCTCCTGGCTCACTTCGTAAGCCATGCCGTTTTTGACAAAGTAGCGCTCCAGAAACTCCTTCTTCATGCCGCGGGAGATGGCCAATTGGCTGTAGCGGCCCGCCTTGGCGATGAACACGGAGCTGGGGGAGATATCGGTGCCGACAATGGAGAATTTGTCCAACGGCGGGGCCGAGGCGCCCATCTTCAAGCGCCCTTCGTTGATCAGCATCGCCACCGAATAGGCTTCCTGCCCGGTGGAGCTGGCCGCCGACCAGATGCGGATCTTGGGTCGGGTCTTGGCTTTGCGCAGCAGATCGGGGATCACATAGTCGGACAGGGCGTTGAAGAACGAGGCGTCGCGAAACCACAACGTCTCGTTGGTGGTCATGGCGTCGATCACCTTGGAGCGCAAGGCGCCGGTATCGGCCAGCAGTTTCTTATGCAGTTCGGCAAATGTTTCACAGCCGTTCTGCACCAGCAGCACCGTTAGCCGGTTCTCCACCAGATACTCTTTGCCAGGCCCGATCGTAATACCGCTGTGATCGTGGATATATTGGCTGATGTTTTTAAAC
Above is a window of Magnetofaba australis IT-1 DNA encoding:
- a CDS encoding CBS domain-containing protein, translating into MSEEKALKKIRPFLLNFFNRLSNDMNMLTGATVACTLTDMEFLRGQDELETVFELDRSVAKVTEDGQNVGNGFICFDLGTSIALAGMMMMMGESVIREQVKKKDYNEEIQEGFQEIANQVVGALNDLVEKKIENGHILLNLPTHHVAFGEYPDFLPQNETYLSASCDIQVGDFNPEESKWLFSRGLVDALTGVRVEGTPEEEAADATGGGAGADAAGGGAGGDFADGDIGSAAELGGEGSARVGGASSSGGLDDVGGGGGIDDGLEFLDGGSGDSDVEFIDGGGFGDSEDGIEFLSDEDGPGGPGPYPDHVYTSGDGLPIPNEPGSVKAVMTELPFSLKETDRAIKAINAVRRDGYRYIGIDNGEGKLIRVLSQSDVRQLMGPFFGTKALTARDKAIYTVPIGKLNIKQELIAISIDGSVNQAADLVSEYNLRALPVVSKQGVLRGFVTVHGLVSFFRRKKQG
- a CDS encoding response regulator, with the protein product MRVLIVDDSSVMRKIVTRGLRQAGFKIDEILEAGDGQKALEVLAGGAKVDLILSDWNMPNMDGLTLVKEVRKKDTDTPIVMVTTEGGEGKVNEAMTSGANGHIKKPFTPDTLQATLGKYF
- a CDS encoding chemotaxis protein CheX, with the translated sequence MSETTDKLINALRGAVNEVMGTMAWCEAIAAGEKVVNSLILDDEVGGMIHVGGDVSAMVGISCNKRIAAELCSRIVGLPAEELNDEDLLDGVAELANMICGAMKSKAAVGHLDLSSPAAIVGQQFQAQWKTLHKTHILAFELEGERFCVHLSA
- a CDS encoding response regulator, which encodes MKLLTVDDSRTIRRVISGVGAMMGYEVLEAEHGMAALELLEERADEVGLILLDWNMPGMNGLEVLQAVKKDARWQHIPVMMVTTEGEKDYIIRAIQAGACHYMTKPFSQEDMAARIMEAMGMGM
- a CDS encoding CheR family methyltransferase, giving the protein MAITPEEFKNISQYIHDHSGITIGPGKEYLVENRLTVLLVQNGCETFAELHKKLLADTGALRSKVIDAMTTNETLWFRDASFFNALSDYVIPDLLRKAKTRPKIRIWSAASSTGQEAYSVAMLINEGRLKMGASAPPLDKFSIVGTDISPSSVFIAKAGRYSQLAISRGMKKEFLERYFVKNGMAYEVSQEIRSLVEFKLFNLKDSYAPLGTFDLVLCRNVLIYFTDELKGEIYGKINRALQKDGLLAIGASESPRGYTKAFEQVMYGGAAMYKPSGGGGAVAAAPRAAAPAPAGARAASAPTASTDAAENKPATLRPGLRNKPLLRPRPLNNK